One genomic window of Parasteatoda tepidariorum isolate YZ-2023 chromosome 9, CAS_Ptep_4.0, whole genome shotgun sequence includes the following:
- the LOC107442315 gene encoding superoxide dismutase [Mn] 1, mitochondrial has protein sequence MVALQSSSTFEGSFKATLPLANQALSKHTLPDLAYDYGALEPTISAEIMQLHHSKHHATYVNNLNIAEEKLAEAVAKGELLSAIKSDFNNLENLQTLLSAAAVSVQGSGWAWLGFNPTSKKLQIATCPNQDPLQATTGLIPLFGIDVWEHAYYLQYKNVRPDYVKAIWKVANWKDISDRYSKAKN, from the exons ATGGTTGCATTGCAGTCATCGTCAACATTTGAAGG AAGTTTTAAAGCTACTCTCCCATTAGCTAATCAGGCTTTGTCTAAACATACTTTGCCTGATTTAGCGTATGATTATGGTGCTTTGGAGCCTACAATCTCTGCTGAAATTATGCAACTCCATCATTCAAAGCATCACGCTACCtatgtaaataatttgaatattgcTGAGGAGAAATTGGCTGAAGCCGTTGCAAAAG GTGAGTTACTGTCTGCCATAAAATCTGACTTTAATAATCTAGAAAATTTACAAACTCTCTTGAGTGCCGCTGCAGTTAGTGTTCAAGGGTCTGGCTGGGCCTGGTTAGGATTCAATCCTACATCAAAGAAATTACAGATTGCTACATGCCCAAATCAAGATCCATTACAAGCAACAACAG GTCTAATTCCCCTATTTGGTATTGATGTTTGGGAGCATGCTTATTATTTACAGTACAAGAATGTTAGACCAGACTATGTTAAAGCTATTTGGAAAGTAGCCAATTGGAAAGATATTAGTGACAGATATTCTAaagccaaaaattaa